In the Telopea speciosissima isolate NSW1024214 ecotype Mountain lineage chromosome 6, Tspe_v1, whole genome shotgun sequence genome, GGCAGAGAGTGTCGTCCCCTATATATAAATGCTGCGTATACTAACGGTATACCATAAGATAGCACCCTATTTGTATCTTTCTCTGAGAACATAAGGATTCAGCAATTGAAGAGAAATACTTACATGAGTATATGGTCTTCTCGAGCTGATATGACAGGATACCAAACCCACCTGACTTTGCTATAGGGAATGAACTTGGGAATGCAGAAGGCTTCATTGATAGTGCACCCAAGGCTGTAGCCCGGTTTGCATCCTCCATCAATACTAAATTTGGATGTCTTTGTAGTAGATGAAGAGCCAGATCTACAAACAAAATCAATATATcagaacagaaaaataaaaattttggtgGAGGGGTACATGATGAGTCCAGATCACTCACCAAAGAAATCACCGAAAATTAAAGAAGTAAGAAGTCCAGCTCTAATaatctccctttcttttctggcatcttcttcttccggAGGATCTCTATGATCCTGTTGCAGAGTGATAGAGTAAAGATAATAAACCACATCTTTATTGCCAGCTCTAGCGGCAACAGTAATTGGGATGTTATTGTCATAGTATTCACCGGTGAGCATCACTAGAGCTTTATGCTTTTCTACCAAGATCTTTACAATCTTTAAGTTTCCATCTGAGGCAGCAATATGAAGTGCTGATCTACGATATTTTCCTGCTCTTGCGAGTTCATTTACAGGCATCTTCTCTACCATCTTCTCTACAATTTGAATCCGTCCATGTTGAGCTGCGACATGAAGAGGAATCTCTCCTTCTGATGTGAGCCTGGCTGTAAGAACACTCTCATTTTTTGATACCAACTGAAGGACAGTCTTTAAATCACCTTCTACAATAGCTCTGTACAAGGGCAGCCACCATGTGTAATTTGTGCACATTCCTGCAAAATGTAAAGCAAATTAAAGCACTTCTCATGGTAAGCAGGGGCAGGGGGCCACGCGTCCAAGCAGTGTTCTTTCTAAAATACATGGTGGGAGCGTATTTGATCGAATTAAGTTCTGAAATTTGACGCGTGGGAGGTTATTTGAGACTTGCCTGTTGCTGTTAGGGATATCTCATCATTCTTAAACATGATCTCCAATTGACTCCAAACAGAACTAGCTCTGCCTTTTCCTTCAATATATGGGAGTGCCCATGGTCCACACTTATGTTTGAAAACAGATTGAACTCGTCCATGTTTTTCTACCCACAACTGGTACTCTGAGGGAGCATTTTCTATCAAAACTTCTGGATCTTCATCAAGGGGTTTAGGTATTGTTTCTTCAACAAAACCCCAGAGTCTTTCTCTCCTCAAGTACTTTTCTATCTTAACTTTCCAACTCCCATAGTTATCTTTGGTTAGCTTAGGAATGTCTTCCAGTGAAGGCACTTCACTTTCTTCAATGGGTCCTTCTGCTGAACTAAAACATATTTTTGTTAAATCAATACATATGATCCAAGCAAATCATAAATCCATGAAATACTACATATAAAATAAGTGTATCAATGGCCAAACTGAGCTGGACTTTGGACATCAATTCTTAACTTTGTCCAACTTTTGGTCCACTTATGGTGTTGCAACCTAGTGATTGCgggtttgaacaaaagaaacagCAAAACAGGGCATACCCAGTATGCGAGGCTACCgtcattgcggggtctggggagggtcaaaatgtatgcagccttattTCCACTTCGTGAAGGGACTGTTTCCCAACTGAACCCGTggccactaggtcgcaatgctCTAGGCAATTCTATACTAGTTAACCAATACAGAAACATTAAAAAGTTACTCTAAATAGAAGAACAAATTATCAATGTGAACTAAAATTACTAATATATAACATGAATGAAATATTAATTTCATAGATCAGTTGGCACCAAGCCTGGTAGGGCTGCTTGTGTTTGACAGTTAATTTAGTGCTAGGCTTGGCTTAGATGATGCTTAACTAGGCCTAGCCCACACTACTCTTGGGTCTGAAAAACTTATATAATGCTGGACTCCCACACTAATGCCCTCACATGAAACCCTATGTGAGaattgagaagagaaagagttTGATCAGTTACCTGCAGTACTCATATTAGTGGATTTGAAGAACCGAACAGAGTATGTCAAACAAAGACCAAGAAAAACAATGGGAGTTAGAGAATAGTGTTATGTGTTTGGAAGGTATAAATAGCTGAAAAAGAAGACCTGACTTCTGAGATTAGTGTTCTAAATTTTAAGTCCATAGGATGCTTAGTATAATATCTTTAGTAATGTTTCAATATTTGGTAAAGTTAAGAAGAGGTTATGTCTCTTCTCTTTATCTAATTACCCATCCAAAGGATCTGATTCAAAGTAACAAAATGGATGAAAGGAGGAAAGGGGACAAGGTGACCACATTATCTAAAATTTATTCTTAAAGAGGGCTAAATTGAAGCTTATGTTTTACTCAACTACCTTATCCTTAGGTGAAACATTAAAAAGAGGTAAAGGAATTAATTATGAATAGCCTTattccttccttttattttattaaagtgattaaagataaagaaaagagCATCATTAGTCTTGGCAGCTAATTTTACACTACATTTAGACCAAATTAACAGTGAAAGAAATGTATATCATACTCTTTTACTTCAAGAGTCCAATGCCTAGGCTtttaccccctcccccccccaaaaaaaaaaaagttccaatTCCTAGGCTTTTGGACTTGTTTGTTTATCTTGTTGCAGCTTTTTGTCTTACTTGTTTAATCAATATCCtttataaccaaaaaaaaattataaattctCTTAAGTCTTCTAAAGGCAAATATGCAATGATAACTACAACTAAAGCATAAAAATGGAGTGAACCAGATCCTCACATCGGATCTGTTCTAACCCTTTTTAGAGGTTAATTTGGATCTCAGTGACCAACTCTTGATAGGGATTCTACTTGTGAAAATTACGTGATGGCATACAAAGGGAAATGGTTCTCAATGAGATGGTTGATGTTCACTTCTCATTTATATTTGtaaaaggattttcttattgacatccctcaagatgtcaaataatttgtaattttatttttttgcctttcTAATATAACACaattttattcacccaaaaaatatattacataCTTTTTTTAGTGAGGGCTATAGTGTCATTTTACATGCATACTCGAAAAAATTATATGATAGTGTCATCTTTTATAATTACATAATGATATatcacttttaaattatttttgaaaatccttttatacaTCTActttaaataacttttgggaataagacaatgaGCAGTTTAAAAATGATgtcaaatttttaaatacaattagaaagagagagagagagagagtttaaaatgataaagaaggaaatggaaatagaagagagagttTCCTTTTTCATTACTATTGTTAGAGGGTGACAACACCTGAGATGGATTAAAACTCTTCAATTACCAGGGAAACCTATTCAATTACCACAATTtcaataatttgaaagtaattCCAACAAATCACTAATTTCAAACTATGATTGATGATTTGGATTTCAAAGAGGGTCAAGAGCTACTTAAATGAAGATTATCTTTGGACTTCAATCCTGGTATATACCAATACAATATGAAATTTATCTTagttttactctttttttttttggtaacaagaAGCTTTACTGATAATCATGTGAGGGGCCTTGAACTCCAAACACGtcttggagccaaggagtggaaatgggTCAATCTATTATACACGCACTAAACAGGGCCCTCCTGGCCAGGGTATCTGCAACAGTATTCAGATCCCATGGAATAAAAGAAAACGAAACAGCAGTAAAGGTATTACATAGGCGCTTAACATCATCTAAAATTACAGCTGTTTCAAGGGGAGGGTGCGTAAGAGTACCCTGAAGGTTAAGAATAGCTTCTCTACAGTCAGATTCCACGACAAGATGTGATATTCCTAGAGTGGCCGCTTTGACAATGGCCATTCTGATGGAAAGAGCTTCACCTTGAATTGCATAAGTGAAATGAAGGGGAGCAGATAACGCATGTAAGGGTTTTCCCACATCTGACCGAAACACCAAGCCAATGCCTCCCTCCAAGCTACCCAGCTTCAATGCCGCATCACAATTTACCTTTACAAAACCGGTTGGAGGTGGGAACCAGTCAGCGACAGGAGAGGGTTGCGAAGGAGCTGATGTTGTTGCCGTTGAAAATTGCAACCCTTTCGCTGACGCTTTGTGGTCTTCCAGGAACACACTCTCCGCAACCAAAATGACTTCTTGAGGGGTCCATTCCTTCGTGCCAAAGACATAGTCGTTACGTGTTTGCCAAATGTACCAACATATAAATGCTGCTCTTGCTAATGATTCTCTAGCTAACTTTTTGTCCCTCCTAAACAGATCTTCCTAGCTCTGAAGCCAAAGCAGAAAAGAGGGATCATGGCCAGTAAGAAGAATGTATGATATGGAACTCCCAAACTAAATTGCTCTTGCAAAACAACAGCTAAGAAGGATATGGTCTGCCGTCTCCATCATGCCCCTGCATCTTTGATAATTTGGGTCTACTGAAATATTTCTAGACTGAAGACCCTCACTTGTTGCAAGACCGTCCGCACAGGCCCTCCACAAAAAACTTAGTTTTAATTTAGAGGATAGAACCTAGAACCGTAAATtcaaaaatgataattttcaTTATTAGATACTCATTTCAGAGTTCAACCTTTATGAGCTAAGGCACTTTAAAGTCTCTGTTGGAGAAGCAATTTTCATTGATGTCTATACTTGAAATGGTAATGCTATTGgaaatgtgtccatcaaatctaTATTTTTATGGAATACATAAATTAGTTTGCATGATTTTTATAACgagttttaagttttaacttaaACCCGTACTGACTAGGGACGAGACTAGCTAGACACCACGTCAGATCAACTTAATAAGCATTGATGGATTATCCAGCTTTGGTCTTCTGGATGTAGACTCACTTGAGTTTTAGACTACAtgtggatgtcaagaaaagaaaagaaaaaatataatgaaataaaatcataatgATGTAGTGAttaatttatgtgtctatctctctccttaaagTCAATTGTTTTTTTCTCGTTCCTTGACATCCGAACATAGTCTTAAAAAACACAAGGCGTTTTCCCCCAATGCTGAGGACCCCAACAGCAATGGTTTTTGTTATAGGTATTGGATCTCGATCGTATCAATTGATTCATATATGAGTATCTGAGATATGGATCGGCTAGTATTGTACATACATCCTGCTTTTGTTGAGAGGATGCTTTGATCTCGCAACGACCTGATACAATTGCTTCGTATCAGTATCGATATTACCAACCCAATAAcaatatcgataccgatactgatactgTGAACTAAATTAATGCCGACATTCCACTCTAAATTTATAATGTAGCCCAGGGTGGCCGGGAAAAGGATCTTATCCCTCCGTGGCGGGAGCTACACCTGTGCAGCACCACTAAACGACAagaaaaataggggtaaggtagtcatttcacaagtgggtcccacctgggccccacatgtgaaatgaccacctccccccTGTATTCAGGGTGGGTTTTGGTGCTGCacagtgcagctcccgccacagctgcacAAGATCCAAGTCCAGGCGGCCGGGCCAATGTAACATCATGCAACAAACATGAACCGGTAAATAAGAGAAGTGTTAAAACCACACGATTAAAGCAGGTGGCGTACGCGCGAGAATGGTATCTTGAATCTGGACCACACAAATGACTAGAACATAGTTCATCAGATGTGGATCCACTGCACTGGGTAAGATCTTGATCGTACGGATGCTACCAACTTTCGTAGGCTAAGAAAGTACActataaaaaatgagaaacgACAGTCCTCATTTTTGAAGGCCCGAAGGTGAAACCAAGGTGAGCTAGGGTTTTGCTGCCTCGACCCGTCAGTCAGCAACCGCAGACCTCTCAAGCGAACGAAAATGGTAAATCTCACATCGTCTCTCTGTTTCATGTTCGAGCTATGCCCTATGTTATGTGTTATCTACTTTCAATCCTTTTGGTCGTACGTTCTGTAGCTATGGAATTCCTCATCAAATGCTTTCACTTTCGATGGCTATAGTTGATGGAATAAGAGGGCTTAAGACCTGTTCTCCCCCTCATCCTTGTTGAACCTAAGGGCTTCTCTTGGATTTCAAGATCTACATGAGGAAGATTCTAGAGCTTGTGAAATCTAGTTTGAGTTGATATTGTTGAATCATCTTATCTGTGTACTGTAATGCATTAGGATATCAGCATCCTCACGTTTTTCTGTACTCGGAAATCTTTTGAATTTAATTATAGTTTCGGGGCCATAAATTcgagctatatatatatatatatatatatattgtaagtATTTATCAGTAGTTAGGAAAGATGTAAAAGCATAGGTTTAGAATATAGTCATTGATATAGGCTGGGTTGGTCTGGAGACGCTATCTTCTTCCAAGAGCACTCCCAAGTGAGAAATAAGAGGGATTGGAGAATGACATTGGGCTGAGTAAACTATTGGCTTACTGGTATGCGAGGGGATTCTCAAGCTCGTTAAGTTTGATATGGGTTTAGTGTTTATTTTCCTAGATTGGCGTAATGTTCATCTCTTCTTTCCCCATTTTTTACTTTGCCTTTCCCTGCTTCACATCAGTACTTTATTCTCCGTGCTTAATAAGTTCTGACAGACCTTTTGATAGGTCTATTTTGAATTCAATTTTGTATGACCCTAGTATTTATATTTACTTAGGTTCTCTTTGgtataatttctttttttatttatgttctttctaTGAGAAATCATTTATGAAAATAAGTTATGGGTCATAATTAATAATCGTTTGGTTACTACTAGACAAAATATATTATGGAAGGAGAATTGGGCTTGGTATACCAATGTGCAGAATAAATTTGTAACTTTTGATTCCTCTTACTTTTCATAATTTCATCAAACATGTGAGATGCATGAGTCTCTAGAACACCTAATCGTCCCTCCTTGACTATCTTTAGAACAAGATCTACATTCCATATCACGGAGAAGGAGGAAAAAAGTTTCAAAGGTCAAAAAGGATTTTTAGGATGCAAATCGAAAAATGAACTCGATTTTTCACCGAAGGAGAACAGTCTGATTGGAGTCCCAATACCCTCCCGGGCATTCTCTGTCAAGATCTTTCTCACAACTACTGGATGCTTCCAATACAAAATGGATACGTAGTTATGCATTTCAACCTTGACAAGGACCGCCTTCGCGACACGCTTGTAGCTTCCTAGAAACCATTTGGTGCAAAACACCTTAAATTGTTTGAGGGTGGGCACTTCCTTGTTGAGTTCATGATAAAGGATGAAAGAGACTTAGTGCTCCAAGCTTTTCCCTGGTGGTTTGCTAACCACATTTTCCATGTGCAAGGCTTCTTGTTCAAGAGAGCAATCAAAGACGTTGTTTTGGAGTCTATTGTTATCAGGGTACAActcaatcggaccctattgaaTTCCTGTAGAAGGAGATTTTTGAGAGGGTGTCATCTAGATGGGTGTAGTCTTGTTTGCCATCTTACAATTGCAGTGCCTAAGGTTTGCTCTAGACATGATCTTCACTTCATATGATAGTGTCCGAAAACTCCTGAAGCTGGTGATCCCTACCTTCTCTTTGTTCCTCTCCCATTCGATGGGTCTCTCCTCGCCACATGGTTCCACATTCTCTTTTATGCCTATCGAGATTGAAAGAGAGTGCTCATTAAAGATTTGCACATAAATAACAGTAAATAGTTTGTGACAATAAATATTTAGTAGGCAAGGGTTCTCGTACCATGGACAAGTGCGAgtaaagaagctagtccaaaagCATAGGATTAGgttagcatcttggaacattggatcaTTAACGGGTAAGAGTAGAATTAATAAATATCATGAGGAGAAGGATTAGCACAACTTGTATTAAagagacaagatggaagggtaaaaaagctaaGGAGTTGGATGGCTTTAAACCTTGGTATACGGGGGATAAAAGTAGAAGTGGAGTGGGCAATTatagtggataaagatttaaagaatgatgtggtggatgttaaaatATTTGGAGATAgaattatatccatcaagcttgtgttggagaaagaggagatTGTTATAATTAATGCTTTCGCACCctaagtaggattggatgaaagtagtaagttacaattttgggaatacatggatagattagtgaaaggttttagtcaaggagaaaagattgtCATAGGAGGTGATCTTAATGGACATATTgggagagatcgtagaggctatgaaggtgtacatggagggtatggttttggagagaagaatGAGGGGAactcagttttagattttgtcatggcttatgatttatccattttaaacacttatTTTGAAAGGAGAGAAGAGCATTTATTTACCTTTAAAAGTGGGCATCATAGgaaccaaatagatttcttcctcaCTAGAAGGTCTAATAGATTGTTATGTAAAGACGGTAAGGTTGTACCaagggagagcctaaccacacaacatagattagtggttaTGGATATGTGCCTCTTTCTCAAAATCATAAGAAAGGTGTgcttatttgccctaggataaggtggggagcttaaaaggagataccttgaaatcatttactgatAAGGTGTGCTTATTTGTATTAAGATGGTTCAAttagactaagaaagctagttttaagacatggcaaaggattaaggatgtagaggatctaaaaaggtataaatttgccagaaatgaacataagaGGATTATGGtaaaagcaagagagaagaaatatgaagatctttataacaatctgagacaaaggaaggggaaaaaactcTCTAAGACTAgccaaaatgaaggaaaagaagagtagAGCCATAAAATCCTCGCTTCTTTTTGGAAGAGAAGCATTAtggttccgatttacaaaaagGAAGGCGATATCcaaagttgcaataactatagagccATAAAACTAACgaatcatactatgaaattatgggagagagtgATTGAAATCTACTTGAGACAACAAACTACTATTAcagaaaaccaatttggttttatgccaaaaCATCCACGACATAAGTTATTTACTtgggagactcatggaaagatttagagattccAAGAAgtatctccatatggtctttctTGACCAAGAAAAAGCTTATGAAAAAGTCCCTaaagagttaatctggcaagtactagagaagagaagtgtttcaagtaaatacgtgaacatataattaaagatatgtatgatgatgtgatgactagtgtaagaactgggGGGGTGCCAAGGTAGTGAAATCTGATGACAATTGGGTTagatcaaggatcagctttaagtgcttatttgtttgcgcttatcatggataatttactagagacattcaagatgaggttccttggtgtatgttttttgttgaggatattgttttggtgggtGAGACAAAAGcggggattaacgctaagttgggggttatggagatcaaccttgtaatcaaaaggttttaagataagtaaatCCAAGAtgaagtatatggtgtgtaactttagttacactaggacggataatgaggtggtgaaaattgatgagatggagattgTTTTAGGTAACTAggctcaattataaataaagaaagtgatatagaggatgatgtttcacaaagaattaaaataggatggatgaagtggagaggtttgtctggagtgttgtgtgattgacaTATTCCTTCAAAAATTTAAGTAAAATTTTATAAGTCAATCATAGATAAACTtaatgtagcggagatgaggatgctgagatggatgtggcaaaactaggaaggatcatattagagctgatttgagaATAGGCTCTAATGCAGTGATAAGAtatgagaaagtcatttgaggtggcatggccatattcaacggaggcctttagatgctccagtacgaaggagtgatttgattcagatagAAGCCTTATTTGAGAAACTTGTCAATTGACACTTTCTGTACCATGTTTACTGAAAGCTTCACATCATCACTGTTTGATAAATTATTCTTGTAAGCTTTTGCTTATAACTTTCTGTGCCCTCttgttttttgttatttttgtatACTTTATTTGATAGAACATCGAGCTtcccatagttttttttttcaataatttccAAAATCTCCAAATATCACTGTCAGCAATCAGCATAATTAATGAAGTAAGCTCCTGGGAAAACTGCAAGTTTCTATGCATTTTGGCAGTGTAGAGGACATCAATTTCAAATGCTGCTACAAATTGATTTGCTTTGTCATTGTGTGTAATACTTCACCTTTCTTAAATGTTATGTTTCTGTTATGACACTTTCACTGTTGGTGCAGACAAAACGTACAAAGAAGGCGGGTATTGTTGGGAAATATGGTAAGTGCGCTATGTCGCTCTCAGACTTAAACTGGACCTTGTCAACCCTTCTCTAATTTTCCTTTCCTCCAAGGGTCTGCTATGTACTGGGTATTTTTATGGCACTCTTACCATGTGGATTATTTTAGCCTAGACTGCAAAGTTCACCTTCTCTTGTTTCAGAATTGTGTGCTGCCCTCAAAATTCTTAGTGTTCTGACAATGTTAACTTTGGTCTGGAGCTAAACTTGCATTCTGAAACACATTTTGGGACCCCCTATCCTAGAGGCTGTTAACAATTGAATGGCCTTGATTGATGATGTAGTTGGCTACAATTACAATGTGGACTGTAGATGGGTGGGTTAATCAAAGTTGGAAGTCTGAGGTCCATATATGTATAATTAAACTCAAAACACAAATAGAATTTGATGATTTCTGTTTCAGGTACCCGATATGGTGCTAGTCTGCGTAAGCAGATCAAGAAGATGGAGGTTAGTCAGCACAGCAAATACTTCTGTGAATTCTGTGGAAAGGTACGGTATCTTATTCTGTGTCTAGTAATTCTGTTGGTTCCATTCTTTTGGGAGTCCTGCTTCATCCATGAGGCATGTGCTTGTTATAATCTATGGTGCATTGGTGTAGTACGCAGTAAAGAGGAAGGCTGTAGGAATTTGGGGCTGCAAAGATTGTGGGAAAGTTAAGGCGGGCGGTGCTTATACATTGAAGTAAAGATTATCCtctgaaattttcccttttgtaTCCTATTTCTTGTCGATACTGATTGCCATTTCTATAATTGCTATTACAGCACTGCCAGTGCCGTGACAGTCAGGAGCACCATCCGGCGGCTGAGAGAGCAAACTGAGAGTTGAGACCCAGGATGTGTTCTACTCATCTCTTTTATCTTTAGGTCCAGTCTATTCTGAGATTCCTAGTATTTGAGCAGTTTTTAACAATTGAAGATTAGTTGAAGTGGATGCATAGCACTTGAACCACTGGGTTACCTACCTAGTATGAATGTTTTGGACCAtgcaattttgttttgtttcaacTACAGAGTTGATTGTCAAAAACTAGTTACATTTCGAggtttttcttgctttttttgAGAGATTGGATGgttcaaatttataattttctttttggtagtaACTGTTCATGATTCAGCACCGTTTGTAGGTAGCCATTGTTTGAAAGATGTAACAGGGTCATCATCTGTTAGTTACCCTGCTTCTCAGTTGATCTTAAAATTGAGGTTAAGAGAAATGTGATCATAAAATGTAGAAAAATTGGGTCGACCATAGGCTGAGAAGGTAGGTTGCGTAAAAGTCTTAAACAGATTTTTCTATAGGAAGTTGAACCCCTTCCCAATAATGTGCAATCAAGGCGACTTCTATTTGGGTTGATTTCGAGAGAATTTTTCCCATTGGATTATGATTCTTCGCAGGAGAATGTAGTAATCATTCGTAGAGCCAACCCAGCTAGAGGTTAGGTTTGCGGAAGCTTTGTGGAGTAGTTGATGAGCAGAATTTTGATGGAAATTTGCGATTATTGTTTGTTTCCCATGCTGAGTTCATCTGGGGAGTAGTTGCCTGTTGGTATTTTGGTCTGGAGTAGTTCTAAATGGGTTTCACAGTCGGCCTGAATCCTAGGAATCCAGCATGAACCGATATATTTCTTAAACCTGATGGCCATTTTAATGGGGgtttttttggtatgatttggaGAATTCTCTGCagtgatttcaatttcaaaaggtgtttgatatgatttttgCACTCAATTGATAAATTGAATTCAGTTTCAACAGAAATCGTGAAATAATTGAGCTATTTCATCTATTTTGCCAAAATCCTTCATCCTATTTTGcgttagggaaaaagaactttgttggggagtgtggcctacaccaacactcccatgagtctatctctctcatctctatatgaaaagacacctctgaccccttgttttgaggatgagagagatagacacttaggaatgctgacgtaggccacactcccggacagaaaactgcttccctttgcGTTAAATTATCTTGTGACCACATGTTTGCAACTTCAGCCAACATCTCATTTATCTCGAACCTTAGAACCTCACCTTTGCCTTGCTCCCTCTATCCCCAACCATGAACCCtgccattttctctctctctctctttctctggccAAGAATGAAGAACCCCACCATTTGGTGATGCATACAAGCAAGTCATCCCTCTGCCCACCTTTGATTTCTAGTACCACATCGAGTTCCAACCATTAAGTACTAATCtttaaaaattttccaaaaaatttaaaataatttaaaaacaaattaaatccGATTCTGTAAAGTCATAGATTGGCCTATGGtgtaaaaaataattataccatattataattatttttgggaaaagtgaAATATCTTCAACTATAAATCTTGCACAAAAACTTCCATAAAATGCAACAAGTCATCATTTTTTATGGGTTCTACTGTTGCCTAACAACTTGATGCACACTTGTATGAGtgctttaacaaaaaaaaaaacaagttttcaCAAACCTTAAGAGTCGCAACCAGCAAATCTAGCAATTTCAACCCATTTCATTTGAAACTATACATTTTATATTAAAGATTTGTATATTTCGATCAAAACGATACTGAAACCACACATATCGTCGAAATTGTTCTGAAACAACGAAATTTCAACCGAAAGCTTCACTTTTTTACTTTCGTATGCAGCTTTGTTTTGACATCTTGCGAAACCGAAAATTTTCGTAAAAAATTTCACAGAATTTCAATGAAACCTAAAAGGAACTGATTTCCATAGACGGTGTTGCTCAAACTCCAAACAGCTACAAGAGGCAGGAACTGATTTTAAGGTATGCACCTTC is a window encoding:
- the LOC122665937 gene encoding uncharacterized protein LOC122665937, translating into MTVASHTGSAEGPIEESEVPSLEDIPKLTKDNYGSWKVKIEKYLRRERLWGFVEETIPKPLDEDPEVLIENAPSEYQLWVEKHGRVQSVFKHKCGPWALPYIEGKGRASSVWSQLEIMFKNDEISLTATGMCTNYTWWLPLYRAIVEGDLKTVLQLVSKNESVLTARLTSEGEIPLHVAAQHGRIQIVEKMVEKMPVNELARAGKYRRSALHIAASDGNLKIVKILVEKHKALVMLTGEYYDNNIPITVAARAGS
- the LOC122664822 gene encoding 60S ribosomal protein L37a, giving the protein MTKRTKKAGIVGKYGTRYGASLRKQIKKMEVSQHSKYFCEFCGKYAVKRKAVGIWGCKDCGKVKAGGAYTLNTASAVTVRSTIRRLREQTES